A stretch of the Harpia harpyja isolate bHarHar1 chromosome 5, bHarHar1 primary haplotype, whole genome shotgun sequence genome encodes the following:
- the TRAM1 gene encoding translocating chain-associated membrane protein 1 isoform X2, with translation MLVAIIIHAIIQEYVLDKINRKMHFSKTKHSKFNESGQLSAFYLFSCVWGTSILVSENYISDPTSLWRDYPHTLIPFQMKFFYILQLAYWFHAFPELYFQKTKKEDIFRQIVYIGLYLFHIAGAYLLNLTHLGLVLLVLHYFVEFLFHISRLFYFSDERYQKGFSLWAVLFVLGRLLTLILSVLTFGFGLARAEDQQLNFSTGNFNILAVRISVLASICMAQAFMMWKFINFQLRRWREHSSSQPQSVKKKFVTAKGKTSRKERENGINGTVTSNGADSPRSRKDKSS, from the exons ATGCTTGTAGCAATAATCATACATGCTATAATTCAGGAATACGTACTGGAT aaaattaacaggaaaatgcacttttcaaaaacaaagcaTAGCAAGTTCAATGAGTCCGGGCAACTTAGTGCATTCTACCTTTTCTCCTGTGTTTGGGGAACAAGTATTCTTGTCTCT gagaactATATATCAGATCCAACCTCTCTGTGGAGGGACTATCCGCACACTCTGATTCC GTTTCAAATGAAGTTTTTCTACATCTTACAGTTGGCATACTGGTTTCATGCTTTTCCAGAATTGTACTTCCAGAAAACTAAAAAA gaAGATATCTTTCGCCAGATCGTCTATATTGGACTTTATCTTTTTCATATTGCTGGAGCCTATCTCCTGAA TCTGACCCATCTTGGACTTGTTCTTCTGGTATTGCATTACTTTGTTGAATTTCTTTTCCACATATCTCGTCTTTTCTACTTCAGTGATGAAAGATACCAGAAAGG ATTTTCACTGTGGgcagttctttttgttttgggaaGGCTTCTCACCTTGATTCTCTCAGTCCTCACTTTTGGCTTTGGACTGGCAAGAGCAGAAGATCAGCAGCTGAATTTCAGTACTGGAAACTTTAATATCCTGGCTGTTAG AATCAGTGTGCTGGCTTCCATCTGCATGGCTCAAGCATTTATGATGTGGAAGTTCATTAATTTCCAGCTTCGGAGGTGGAGAGAGCATTCTTCTTCTCAGCCTCAGTCAGTGAAAAAGAAGTTTGTAACAGCTAAAGGAAAGAcctccagaaaagaaagag
- the TRAM1 gene encoding translocating chain-associated membrane protein 1 isoform X1: MAIRKKSNKNPPVLSHEFIVQNHADIVSCMAMIFLLGLMFEITAKAAVIFVTLQYNVTIPATEEQSAETISLYHYGIKDLATIFFYMLVAIIIHAIIQEYVLDKINRKMHFSKTKHSKFNESGQLSAFYLFSCVWGTSILVSENYISDPTSLWRDYPHTLIPFQMKFFYILQLAYWFHAFPELYFQKTKKEDIFRQIVYIGLYLFHIAGAYLLNLTHLGLVLLVLHYFVEFLFHISRLFYFSDERYQKGFSLWAVLFVLGRLLTLILSVLTFGFGLARAEDQQLNFSTGNFNILAVRISVLASICMAQAFMMWKFINFQLRRWREHSSSQPQSVKKKFVTAKGKTSRKERENGINGTVTSNGADSPRSRKDKSS, from the exons ATGGCCATCCGCAAGAAGAGCAACAAGAACCCGCCGGTGCTGAGCCACGAGTTCATCGTGCAGAACCATGCGGACATCGTGTCCTGCATGGCCATGATCTTCCTGCTGGGGCTCATGTTCGAG ATTACAGCAAAAGCAGCTGTCATTTTTGTTACACTTCAGTATAATGTTACCATTCCTGCCACAG AAGAACAATCTGCAGAAACTATCTCTCTCTATCACTATGGCATCAAAGATTTGGCTACAATTTTCTTTTACATGCTTGTAGCAATAATCATACATGCTATAATTCAGGAATACGTACTGGAT aaaattaacaggaaaatgcacttttcaaaaacaaagcaTAGCAAGTTCAATGAGTCCGGGCAACTTAGTGCATTCTACCTTTTCTCCTGTGTTTGGGGAACAAGTATTCTTGTCTCT gagaactATATATCAGATCCAACCTCTCTGTGGAGGGACTATCCGCACACTCTGATTCC GTTTCAAATGAAGTTTTTCTACATCTTACAGTTGGCATACTGGTTTCATGCTTTTCCAGAATTGTACTTCCAGAAAACTAAAAAA gaAGATATCTTTCGCCAGATCGTCTATATTGGACTTTATCTTTTTCATATTGCTGGAGCCTATCTCCTGAA TCTGACCCATCTTGGACTTGTTCTTCTGGTATTGCATTACTTTGTTGAATTTCTTTTCCACATATCTCGTCTTTTCTACTTCAGTGATGAAAGATACCAGAAAGG ATTTTCACTGTGGgcagttctttttgttttgggaaGGCTTCTCACCTTGATTCTCTCAGTCCTCACTTTTGGCTTTGGACTGGCAAGAGCAGAAGATCAGCAGCTGAATTTCAGTACTGGAAACTTTAATATCCTGGCTGTTAG AATCAGTGTGCTGGCTTCCATCTGCATGGCTCAAGCATTTATGATGTGGAAGTTCATTAATTTCCAGCTTCGGAGGTGGAGAGAGCATTCTTCTTCTCAGCCTCAGTCAGTGAAAAAGAAGTTTGTAACAGCTAAAGGAAAGAcctccagaaaagaaagag